A genome region from Desulfovibrio sp. TomC includes the following:
- a CDS encoding P-II family nitrogen regulator, whose product MDRTHIDHDQQRWFGVFSHEDTCFPNCVAKAKLEIIVAADSVAKLYAVKAALQQMGVDEFLESSLLCHGHRMGRQASYRGVAYTANFVEKLKLEMLVPLDAVVPVVEAIGNIAKAEGMEDWRLCLTPQVFPIDLTASLGS is encoded by the coding sequence ATGGATCGCACGCATATCGACCACGATCAGCAAAGATGGTTCGGTGTATTCAGTCATGAGGATACATGCTTTCCAAACTGTGTTGCGAAAGCAAAGCTGGAAATTATTGTTGCCGCCGACTCGGTGGCAAAACTGTATGCTGTAAAAGCTGCCTTGCAACAAATGGGGGTGGATGAGTTTCTGGAAAGTTCACTCTTGTGCCATGGACACCGGATGGGACGGCAGGCTTCCTATCGGGGTGTGGCCTATACGGCAAATTTTGTGGAAAAACTCAAGCTCGAGATGCTTGTGCCCCTCGACGCGGTTGTCCCCGTCGTTGAGGCAATCGGGAACATTGCGAAAGCGGAGGGGATGGAGGATTGGCGACTCTGTTTAACTCCCCAGGTGTTCCCGATTGATTTGACGGCTTCGCTGGGCTCCTAA
- the kdpF gene encoding K(+)-transporting ATPase subunit F, whose protein sequence is MEVVSVILAVALFVYLIAALLKPEMFE, encoded by the coding sequence ATGGAAGTCGTGAGCGTCATTTTGGCTGTGGCCCTGTTCGTCTACCTTATTGCCGCCCTGCTTAAACCGGAGATGTTCGAATGA